In Atribacterota bacterium, the genomic stretch CGACAGGAGATGCGTGATTTAACAGGTAGTTTCCCTGAGCTTTATTTAAAAGCAGTTGAAGCGTATGCTCAAAATAGACCAGACTACGCCAGACAGATTAAAGATAATTTAAATGAAATTAAAGATGGAATAGAAAGCTTGCGTCAGGAACTGAACCATTTAAAAGTCGGTACCCAGACTCCACTAGGCACTTATTTCGAGGGAATAGAACTAAAGGATTATGTTTTATTTAATCAGGGTGTACATTTTTTAGAAGATATTGTTGCCAAACTTCAGGATTTGATCATTATTGTCCAAAAATGTGATGAAAAACGCCAGAGTTTACAAGAAGAAGATGTAGATAGTGACAAATGTTATTCATCCGCGGAGTTTGCTGATCTTATGTCAACCTTGCAGAGATTAGCCCGAATGCTGGGACGTTTGCATGCCTGTGTTTTTCAGCTGGTAGGAGAACAAGAGATTGCCTTAATGCCACAAATAATTGAGCAATCTGAAGAAATTTACAAGTTAAAAGAATTATCACGACAGCGTCTCAAAAATTGGGAAGCTGAGTATATCAATAAAATGGATATTTTTTTGTTGATGTCTACTCACCGGGTTATCTTTGACCTGGAAGAGATAACCGGTGATCTGACTTCTTTTGCTAAAGATGCAGTAAGGGCAGCAACAAAAAATGAGAAAGAAATGAGAAAATAGACCTATTCATCCAGGAATTAAATTAAAAAAAGAAATTTTCTCAGCATGCCACCGCGCCTTATTAATGAGAATGTCCATGGAAAAAGAACAATAAGTTCCCTCTCCCCTCGGAGGGAGAGGGTTAGGGTGAGGGGGGAGAAATGAAAGAGGAGTATAAGTTATAAAATAAAGTTTTTGGTTATATGTATAGTACAATTTTAAAATTCAAAGAATAAAAAAAACATTTTTTGATAATTGCAATTTTTCACTGCATACTCAATAATGATGACTCGATACAATTTTTGTCATTGCCAGGAGCGAAGCGACGAAGCAATCTCATCCACTTATACCCGCAAAAGGTTAAAAGATAGATACAAAACTACAGACATCATTCGTTATTAAAATGAATGAAACGCAACGAAGAAATATCATATATTTTATTGTGAAAAAATTGCCAGAACACGTATGTATGAAGAGCAATATTGATGATTATGGAATTAAAAATTTCAAAAATATCTTTGCAGATAAATTATTTAAATAACATCATATCTTTTGCATACTTATAATTGATCAATTGTTTTACTTTTGTTTCTTTCCAGGCTTTTTCCTGATGTGAATATTCAGATATTTTTTCAGAAGTAAGAAATTTAAAACTTTTCAGGACTTTATTGATACTATTTATCTCTTCTTTGGAAAAGATAGATAAATTTGGCTTTTCCAAAGGCTTGATTGTTTCATACTCTTCTATACATTCCTCAGAAGAATTAACATAATCTACTTTGTAGGTAATATATTTATCGAATAATTCTCCTAATAGTAGTTCATGTT encodes the following:
- a CDS encoding aromatic acid exporter family protein: MSSEQKTPILFGARTIKTGIAVTISLFLSQYVPYSLPLLAGVAAVICMQPSITAGIQKGIVRIKATIVGGLTGLLLYYMFGNNLLVIGASVIIILWICRHLKWEEGIPLAALTVIAAMLQVSGEVLPYTAGRVISTLIGIIVATLINIVVVPPRHHITFRQEMRDLTGSFPELYLKAVEAYAQNRPDYARQIKDNLNEIKDGIESLRQELNHLKVGTQTPLGTYFEGIELKDYVLFNQGVHFLEDIVAKLQDLIIIVQKCDEKRQSLQEEDVDSDKCYSSAEFADLMSTLQRLARMLGRLHACVFQLVGEQEIALMPQIIEQSEEIYKLKELSRQRLKNWEAEYINKMDIFLLMSTHRVIFDLEEITGDLTSFAKDAVRAATKNEKEMRK